One segment of Phaeacidiphilus oryzae TH49 DNA contains the following:
- a CDS encoding ABC transporter family substrate-binding protein encodes MSVHPHTTPARAALGAALALGVSLAAAGCSGGGSVPPAAADVAAAASHQVRDGGTVRWALDSVPATFNAFRPEATAGTGIVDDALLPRLFTQDAHGRSSADPAYLASAKQVSDSPQTIEYHLNPAAKWSDGKPLSAADFKAQWQALSGRQQGYGAVRADGYDAIASVEQGSDPHTVRVVFQNGRSFGPWRGLFSPLYPAAAMSSATAFTDGLRNGLPATAGPFTLASVDRKTGEVRLTRDPHWWGSRPHVAAVSFQAVPDDRRLAGLRAGRLDVADLSTAVEDGTATAAQAAGVPGYALHRAAAPAYEQVTLNGFSGALADPELRRAVATAIDRPAIAKAVLAPLGLPAATLGNHLVMADQEGYADNSSRLAGGAERAAQMLAAAGWTDGSGAGSGAGGTTEAKGDAKAASTAASGAAASASAVSKVAASASAAGSGSAVRSKDGRPLTLTMVIPSGSATAKKVADLVVAQLAAAGIDTRVKAVDAGALLSQNVSAGDYDLALFGWPASEYPVADEAALYEKPAVGPDGTVQRGLNLSGAGTDQIDQLLAKSLSATDAKAAADAATQADQRIWAIAPSVPLYQKPQLVSVRKGLVGAGAFGLETPDFTKLGFTR; translated from the coding sequence GTGTCGGTACACCCGCACACCACTCCCGCCAGGGCCGCGCTCGGGGCGGCCCTGGCGCTCGGGGTGTCCCTCGCCGCCGCCGGCTGCTCCGGCGGCGGCTCCGTGCCGCCCGCCGCGGCGGACGTCGCCGCGGCGGCCTCCCACCAGGTGCGGGACGGCGGAACCGTGCGCTGGGCGCTGGACTCGGTGCCCGCCACCTTCAACGCGTTCCGGCCGGAGGCCACCGCCGGCACCGGGATCGTCGACGACGCCCTGCTGCCGCGGCTCTTCACCCAGGACGCCCACGGCAGGTCCAGCGCCGACCCCGCCTACCTGGCCTCCGCCAAGCAGGTCTCGGACTCCCCGCAGACCATCGAGTACCACCTCAACCCGGCCGCGAAGTGGAGCGACGGCAAGCCCCTCTCGGCCGCCGACTTCAAGGCCCAGTGGCAGGCGCTCAGCGGCCGGCAGCAGGGCTACGGCGCGGTGCGGGCGGACGGCTACGACGCCATCGCCTCCGTCGAGCAGGGCTCGGACCCGCACACCGTGCGGGTGGTCTTCCAGAACGGCCGGAGCTTCGGCCCCTGGCGCGGCCTCTTCTCGCCGCTCTACCCGGCGGCGGCGATGAGCAGCGCCACGGCCTTCACCGACGGCCTGCGGAACGGGCTGCCGGCGACGGCCGGCCCGTTCACCCTCGCCTCGGTGGACCGGAAGACCGGCGAGGTCCGGCTGACCCGCGACCCCCACTGGTGGGGGAGCCGCCCGCATGTCGCGGCGGTGTCCTTCCAGGCCGTCCCGGACGACCGGCGACTGGCCGGGCTGCGGGCCGGGCGGCTGGACGTGGCCGACCTCAGCACGGCGGTCGAGGACGGCACGGCCACCGCGGCCCAGGCGGCCGGGGTCCCCGGTTACGCGCTCCACCGGGCGGCGGCGCCGGCGTACGAGCAGGTGACGCTGAACGGCTTCTCGGGGGCGCTGGCCGACCCCGAGCTGCGCCGGGCGGTGGCCACCGCGATCGACCGGCCGGCGATCGCCAAGGCGGTCCTCGCCCCGCTCGGGCTGCCGGCGGCGACCCTCGGCAACCATCTGGTGATGGCCGACCAGGAGGGCTACGCGGACAACAGCTCGCGGCTGGCGGGCGGCGCCGAGCGGGCCGCGCAGATGCTGGCGGCGGCCGGGTGGACGGACGGGTCAGGGGCCGGTTCCGGCGCCGGCGGGACCACCGAGGCGAAGGGGGACGCGAAGGCGGCGTCCACGGCGGCCTCGGGGGCAGCGGCCTCGGCGTCAGCGGTCTCGAAGGTCGCGGCCTCGGCCTCCGCGGCGGGGTCCGGCTCGGCGGTGCGGAGCAAGGACGGGCGCCCGCTCACCCTGACGATGGTCATCCCCTCCGGTTCCGCGACCGCGAAGAAGGTCGCCGACCTGGTCGTGGCGCAGCTGGCGGCGGCGGGGATCGACACCAGGGTGAAGGCGGTCGACGCGGGCGCGCTGCTGTCCCAGAACGTCTCCGCCGGCGACTACGACCTGGCCCTCTTCGGCTGGCCGGCGTCGGAGTACCCGGTCGCGGACGAGGCGGCGCTGTACGAGAAGCCGGCCGTGGGGCCGGACGGGACGGTCCAGCGCGGACTGAACCTCTCCGGGGCCGGCACCGACCAGATCGACCAGCTGCTGGCGAAGTCGCTCTCCGCGACGGACGCGAAGGCGGCGGCGGACGCGGCGACCCAGGCCGACCAGCGGATCTGGGCGATCGCCCCGAGTGTTCCGCTCTACCAGAAGCCGCAGCTGGTCTCCGTACGGAAGGGGCTGGTCGGCGCCGGTGCGTTCGGCCTGGAGACCCCGGACTTCACCAAGCTGGGCTTCACCCGCTAG